In Kitasatospora sp. NA04385, a single genomic region encodes these proteins:
- a CDS encoding phage holin family protein, whose product MAAGAAPPNGRTPHEGERTIGELFADATAELSSLVHDEIALAKAEIKADVVRGGIGTAAGVVAGVVALASIPMFSFAFAWGLQALGITTGWSFAIVGGAYVLIAALLAFMMIRYFKKIRKPERTIAGAQATAQVLKNAKPRPATKEEIDRALGRIQ is encoded by the coding sequence ATGGCCGCAGGAGCCGCACCCCCGAACGGCCGCACCCCGCACGAGGGCGAGCGGACCATCGGCGAGCTGTTCGCCGACGCCACCGCCGAGCTGTCCAGCCTGGTGCACGACGAGATCGCGCTGGCCAAGGCCGAGATCAAGGCGGACGTGGTGCGCGGCGGCATCGGCACCGCGGCCGGCGTGGTGGCGGGCGTGGTCGCGCTGGCCTCGATCCCGATGTTCTCCTTCGCCTTCGCCTGGGGCCTGCAGGCGCTGGGCATCACCACCGGCTGGTCGTTCGCCATCGTCGGCGGGGCGTACGTGCTGATCGCCGCGCTGCTGGCGTTCATGATGATCCGGTACTTCAAGAAGATCCGGAAGCCGGAGCGGACCATCGCCGGTGCCCAGGCCACCGCCCAGGTGCTGAAGAACGCGAAGCCGCGGCCGGCCACCAAGGAGGAGATCGACCGGGCGCTCGGCCGGATCCAGTGA
- a CDS encoding alpha/beta fold hydrolase produces MDETAPVPAPPVPAEPWSVRSAGPWTHRDLAANGARFHIAELGEGPLVLLVHGWPEYWWAWRHQLTALAEAGFRAVALDLRGMGGSDRTPRGYDPGNLALDVTGVIRSLGERRAHLVGHATGGTLAWVAAVMRPSVIRSLTVVSAAHPRHLRRALLTDRKQIAAFEHVLGFQRPWIPERRLVADDGALVGEYLRAWTGPNMLPAEAVAAYREAIRVPSTAHCSIEPYRWLMRSMARPDGIQFARRMKKQISAPVLHVQGASDPVLLPRTALGAGEFVSAPYRWRLLPGVGHFPHEEVPEEFTAELIEWVRLHGED; encoded by the coding sequence GTGGATGAGACCGCTCCCGTCCCCGCCCCGCCCGTGCCCGCGGAGCCCTGGAGCGTCCGCTCGGCCGGGCCGTGGACGCACCGGGACCTGGCGGCGAACGGTGCGCGCTTCCACATCGCCGAGCTCGGCGAGGGCCCGCTGGTGCTGCTGGTGCACGGCTGGCCCGAGTACTGGTGGGCGTGGCGGCACCAGTTGACGGCGCTGGCCGAGGCGGGCTTCCGCGCGGTGGCGCTGGACCTGCGCGGCATGGGCGGCTCGGACCGCACCCCGCGCGGCTACGACCCCGGCAACCTGGCGCTGGACGTCACCGGCGTGATCCGTTCGCTCGGCGAGCGGCGGGCGCACCTGGTCGGGCACGCCACCGGCGGCACGCTGGCCTGGGTGGCGGCGGTGATGCGCCCCTCGGTGATCCGCAGCCTGACGGTGGTGTCGGCGGCGCACCCGCGGCACCTGCGCCGGGCGCTGCTGACCGACCGCAAGCAGATCGCCGCGTTCGAGCACGTGCTGGGCTTCCAGCGGCCGTGGATCCCGGAGCGCCGGCTGGTCGCGGACGACGGGGCGCTGGTGGGCGAGTACCTGCGGGCCTGGACCGGGCCGAACATGCTGCCCGCCGAAGCGGTGGCGGCGTACCGGGAGGCGATCCGGGTGCCGAGCACGGCGCACTGCTCGATCGAGCCGTACCGCTGGCTGATGCGGTCGATGGCGCGGCCGGACGGCATCCAGTTCGCGCGCCGGATGAAGAAGCAGATCTCCGCGCCGGTGCTGCACGTGCAGGGCGCCTCGGACCCGGTGCTGCTGCCCCGGACGGCGCTGGGGGCGGGCGAGTTCGTGTCGGCGCCGTACCGGTGGCGGCTGCTGCCGGGGGTCGGGCACTTCCCGCACGAGGAGGTTCCGGAGGAGTTCACCGCGGAGCTGATCGAGTGGGTCCGGCTGCACGGGGAGGACTGA
- a CDS encoding metal-dependent hydrolase: MGHSHAVSGALLFAATAPFVPPLMGMHLQPADVLMGTVLCAGAALLPDLDHHDGTIANFLGPISKVLCQFVAWISGGHRHATHSLLFVALMGGGSWAGITYLGRNFTIGLTFFLLAMAIKALHLHPPGDGPQGWITVMGLAALGTFGMLEWLPSAPGWLPYAVALGTLAHLLGDCLTKQGSPLLWPHKERYEVVLIKRTGNKVETKILVPVMTLATFALLLWSTAISPTVLS, translated from the coding sequence ATGGGTCACTCGCACGCGGTCAGCGGCGCCCTGCTGTTCGCGGCCACCGCGCCGTTCGTCCCACCGCTGATGGGCATGCACCTGCAGCCGGCGGACGTGCTGATGGGCACCGTGCTGTGCGCGGGCGCGGCCCTCCTGCCGGACCTGGACCACCACGACGGCACCATCGCCAACTTCCTCGGCCCGATCTCCAAGGTGCTGTGCCAGTTCGTGGCCTGGATCTCGGGCGGCCACCGGCACGCCACCCACTCGCTGCTGTTCGTCGCGCTGATGGGCGGCGGCAGTTGGGCCGGGATCACCTACCTGGGCCGCAACTTCACCATCGGCCTGACGTTCTTCCTGCTCGCGATGGCGATCAAGGCGCTGCACCTGCACCCGCCGGGGGACGGCCCGCAGGGCTGGATCACCGTGATGGGCCTGGCCGCGCTCGGCACCTTCGGCATGCTCGAGTGGCTGCCGAGCGCCCCGGGCTGGCTGCCGTACGCGGTGGCCCTGGGCACCCTGGCGCACCTGCTGGGCGACTGCCTGACCAAGCAGGGCTCGCCGCTGCTGTGGCCGCACAAGGAGCGCTACGAGGTGGTGCTGATCAAGCGCACCGGCAACAAGGTGGAGACCAAGATCCTGGTGCCGGTGATGACGCTGGCGACGTTCGCGCTGCTGCTGTGGTCCACCGCGATCTCGCCGACCGTGCTGAGCTGA
- a CDS encoding MarP family serine protease yields MNVLDLLLIAAALGFAVSGYRQGFVVGALSVLGFLGGGLIAVQLLPLLLHHLSPGTTASVVAVVVVIVLAAVGQAVTTHFGWKLRGRIGRNKVKTLDAVGGSLVNVLSMLLVAWLIGSALAGTSLPTVSKQVRSSRILGTVQEALPDDAPNWFSDLSQDLARNGFPQVFNPFEQEPITEVEPPDPALANSPGVLRAKGSLVKVLGTATSCGKTLEGSGFVFAPHRVMTNAHVVGGVDEPTVQVAGAGQLYDATVVRYDWQRDIAVLDVPKLNAPPLTFAGEARSNDSAIVAGFPENGSFNVQPARIRGRIQANGPDIYHRGQVVRDVYSVRSLVRQGNSGGPLLTPDGQVYGVVFAKSLDSSDTGYVLTAAEVREDVVQGATATGKVSTEGCAL; encoded by the coding sequence GTGAATGTCCTGGATCTGCTGCTGATCGCCGCCGCGCTCGGCTTCGCCGTGTCCGGCTATCGGCAGGGGTTCGTGGTCGGAGCTCTCTCGGTGCTGGGCTTCCTCGGCGGTGGCCTGATCGCGGTCCAACTGCTGCCGCTGCTGCTGCACCACCTCTCGCCGGGCACCACCGCCTCGGTGGTGGCGGTGGTGGTGGTGATCGTGCTGGCCGCGGTCGGGCAGGCGGTCACCACGCACTTCGGGTGGAAGCTGCGCGGCCGGATCGGCCGGAACAAGGTCAAGACCCTGGACGCGGTCGGTGGCTCGCTGGTCAACGTGCTGTCCATGCTGCTGGTGGCCTGGCTGATCGGCTCGGCGCTGGCGGGCACCTCGCTGCCCACCGTCTCCAAGCAGGTGCGCAGTTCGCGGATCCTGGGCACGGTGCAGGAGGCGCTGCCGGACGACGCCCCGAACTGGTTCTCCGACCTCAGCCAGGATCTGGCCCGCAACGGCTTCCCGCAGGTGTTCAACCCGTTCGAGCAGGAGCCGATCACCGAGGTGGAGCCGCCCGACCCGGCGCTGGCCAACAGCCCGGGCGTGCTGAGGGCCAAGGGCTCGCTGGTGAAGGTGCTGGGCACCGCGACCTCCTGCGGCAAGACCCTGGAGGGCTCCGGCTTCGTGTTCGCCCCGCACCGGGTGATGACCAACGCCCACGTGGTCGGCGGCGTCGACGAGCCGACCGTGCAGGTCGCCGGCGCCGGGCAGCTGTACGACGCGACGGTGGTCCGCTACGACTGGCAGCGCGACATCGCGGTGCTGGACGTGCCGAAGCTGAACGCCCCGCCGCTGACCTTCGCGGGCGAGGCCCGCTCCAACGACTCGGCGATCGTCGCGGGCTTCCCGGAGAACGGCTCGTTCAACGTCCAGCCCGCCCGCATCCGCGGCCGCATCCAGGCCAACGGCCCGGACATCTACCACCGCGGCCAGGTCGTCCGGGACGTCTACTCGGTGCGCTCGCTGGTGCGCCAGGGCAACAGCGGCGGCCCGCTGCTCACCCCGGACGGCCAGGTGTACGGGGTGGTGTTCGCCAAGTCGCTGGACAGTTCCGACACCGGCTACGTGCTGACCGCCGCCGAGGTCAGGGAGGACGTGGTGCAGGGCGCCACCGCCACCGGCAAGGTCAGCACCGAGGGTTGCGCACTGTGA
- a CDS encoding DUF4389 domain-containing protein has product MEQPRWDVPAVDRTEFQPALDVPPPGPQNRLTVLLRLLLLVPQYVVLWVLSIVAFAVVVIGWFGALFGGRLPRFAARWLSGFLAYDTRVYASSLLLTDRYPPFRFEAQDHPVRIELRAGGPLNRLAVFFRLLLAIPAAIVQGLLQTGWWTLSFISWLVVLVLGRMPQALFGATAAVLRYRMRFQAYLMMLTAAYPKAVFGDPVDSEPVRSATRPLVLTGAAKALLVVYLVLGVIGSAASSVTSDWNGYEDDGDTVSTMASLSR; this is encoded by the coding sequence ATGGAACAGCCCAGGTGGGACGTGCCGGCGGTGGACCGCACCGAGTTCCAGCCGGCCCTGGACGTCCCGCCGCCCGGCCCGCAGAACCGGCTCACCGTGCTGCTGCGCCTGCTGCTGCTCGTCCCGCAGTACGTGGTGCTGTGGGTGCTGTCGATCGTCGCCTTCGCGGTCGTGGTGATCGGCTGGTTCGGCGCGCTGTTCGGCGGCCGGCTGCCGCGCTTCGCCGCCAGGTGGCTGAGCGGGTTCCTGGCGTACGACACCCGGGTCTACGCCTCCTCGCTGCTGCTCACCGACCGCTACCCGCCGTTCCGGTTCGAGGCCCAGGACCACCCCGTGCGGATCGAGCTGCGGGCGGGCGGACCGCTGAACCGGCTCGCGGTGTTCTTCCGGCTGCTGCTGGCGATCCCCGCCGCGATCGTCCAGGGACTGCTGCAGACCGGCTGGTGGACGCTGTCCTTCATCAGCTGGCTGGTGGTGCTGGTGCTCGGCCGGATGCCGCAGGCGCTGTTCGGGGCCACCGCGGCGGTGCTGCGCTACCGGATGCGGTTCCAGGCGTACCTGATGATGCTGACCGCCGCGTACCCCAAGGCCGTGTTCGGCGACCCGGTCGACTCCGAGCCGGTCCGCTCCGCGACCCGGCCGCTGGTGCTGACCGGGGCCGCGAAGGCGCTGCTGGTGGTCTACCTGGTGCTCGGGGTGATCGGGTCGGCGGCGAGCTCGGTGACCAGCGACTGGAACGGGTACGAGGACGACGGGGACACCGTCTCGACCATGGCCTCGCTGTCCCGCTGA
- a CDS encoding CoA pyrophosphatase yields MTTTPPVLVRDGLPGWLVPVREAAERAVPEQLSRFLPPAEGGRPSAVLMLFGEGPVGPDLLLIERARSLRSHAGQPSFPGGALDPEDGDPAGSGPLAAALREAVEETGLDASGVQLFARLPALYIPVSGFVVTPVLGWWRRESPVGVVDPAETGAVFRVPLAELTDPANRAKLRHPSGFTGPAFQVAGRLVWGFTAGVIDRVLHFSGLERPWDTRRTVELSEEAVTLSQRSG; encoded by the coding sequence ATGACCACGACGCCGCCGGTGCTGGTCCGGGACGGTCTGCCGGGGTGGCTGGTGCCGGTGCGGGAGGCCGCCGAGCGGGCGGTGCCCGAGCAGCTGAGCCGGTTCCTGCCGCCCGCCGAGGGCGGCCGCCCGTCGGCGGTGCTGATGCTGTTCGGCGAGGGCCCGGTCGGGCCGGACCTGCTGCTGATCGAGCGGGCCCGCAGCCTGCGCTCGCACGCGGGCCAGCCGTCCTTCCCGGGCGGCGCGCTGGACCCGGAGGACGGCGACCCGGCGGGCAGCGGCCCGCTCGCGGCGGCGCTGCGCGAGGCGGTCGAGGAGACCGGCCTGGACGCCTCCGGGGTGCAGCTGTTCGCCCGGCTGCCGGCCCTGTACATCCCGGTCAGCGGGTTCGTGGTGACGCCGGTGCTGGGCTGGTGGCGCCGGGAGTCGCCGGTCGGCGTGGTCGACCCGGCGGAGACCGGCGCGGTGTTCCGGGTGCCGCTGGCCGAGCTGACCGACCCGGCGAACCGGGCGAAGCTGCGCCACCCGTCCGGTTTCACCGGGCCCGCCTTCCAGGTGGCCGGCCGCCTGGTGTGGGGGTTCACCGCCGGGGTGATCGACCGGGTGCTGCACTTCAGCGGCCTGGAGCGGCCCTGGGACACCCGGCGCACCGTGGAGCTCTCCGAGGAGGCCGTCACGCTGTCGCAGCGCAGCGGCTGA
- a CDS encoding cation transporter: MSCCSTDGTCSTTATATAPAAVTTVFTVAGMTCGHCEQAVGTAVGALEGVQAVRVDVPNGLVSVDSAAALDDAAVRAAVDEAGYELTGRA; this comes from the coding sequence GTGTCCTGCTGCTCCACCGACGGCACCTGCTCGACCACCGCGACCGCGACCGCCCCGGCCGCCGTCACCACCGTGTTCACCGTCGCCGGAATGACCTGCGGCCACTGCGAGCAGGCCGTCGGCACGGCGGTCGGCGCGCTGGAGGGCGTGCAGGCCGTCCGGGTCGACGTGCCGAACGGCCTGGTGAGCGTCGACTCGGCGGCCGCGCTGGACGACGCGGCGGTGCGCGCCGCGGTCGACGAGGCCGGCTACGAACTGACCGGCCGGGCCTGA